One Sphingomonas sp. FARSPH DNA segment encodes these proteins:
- a CDS encoding tetratricopeptide repeat protein: MRKIIWALAASAALFPAAAFAQSNIDGRVGKLESEMRAVQRKVFPGGAGQYLQPEVTRPDTPVQAGGVPATGAITDLTGRVTSLEEQMASMTNQIEQNGYKLRQLQDAFDAYKRATDAKLKTLASAPAPAPTPVTADESLAGDTAPAPARPAPVKPVRGGTTAAKPVDTAATDTPAAAAGVVKPSTGNAAEDEYMYGYRLWAAKQYPQAEVQLKKVVADYPKSRRASYAQNLLGRAYLDEGKPSLASMAFYDNYKKMPDGERAPDSLYYLAQALMKLNKPADACKVYGELTDVYGGKITSQMKADVEKGRTAAKCK; the protein is encoded by the coding sequence ATGCGTAAGATCATCTGGGCGCTCGCCGCATCCGCCGCGCTGTTTCCCGCCGCCGCGTTCGCGCAGAGCAATATCGACGGCCGCGTCGGCAAGCTGGAAAGCGAGATGCGCGCGGTGCAGCGCAAGGTCTTCCCGGGCGGCGCGGGCCAGTATCTGCAGCCCGAGGTGACGCGCCCCGACACGCCGGTGCAGGCGGGCGGCGTCCCCGCGACGGGCGCGATCACCGACCTGACCGGCCGCGTCACCTCGCTCGAGGAGCAGATGGCGTCGATGACCAACCAGATCGAGCAGAACGGCTACAAGCTGCGCCAGCTGCAGGACGCGTTCGACGCGTACAAGCGCGCGACGGACGCGAAGCTGAAGACGCTGGCGAGTGCGCCTGCACCGGCGCCGACGCCCGTCACCGCCGACGAAAGCCTGGCGGGTGATACTGCGCCGGCACCGGCGCGCCCCGCGCCCGTGAAGCCGGTGCGCGGCGGCACGACTGCCGCCAAGCCGGTCGACACCGCCGCCACCGACACGCCGGCCGCCGCCGCCGGCGTGGTCAAACCCTCGACGGGCAATGCCGCCGAGGACGAGTATATGTACGGCTATCGTCTGTGGGCGGCGAAGCAATATCCGCAGGCCGAGGTACAGCTGAAGAAGGTGGTCGCCGACTATCCCAAGTCGCGCCGCGCCAGCTATGCGCAGAACCTGCTGGGCCGCGCCTATCTGGACGAGGGCAAGCCGAGCCTTGCGTCGATGGCGTTCTACGACAATTACAAGAAGATGCCCGATGGCGAGCGCGCGCCGGACAGCCTCTATTACCTCGCGCAGGCGTTGATGAAGCTCAACAAGCCCGCCGACGCCTGCAAGGTGTACGGCGAGCTGACGGATGTTTACGGAGGGAAGATCACTTCCCAGATGAAGGCCGATGTCGAGAAGGGCCGTACCGCCGCCAAGTGCAAGTGA
- the ptsP gene encoding phosphoenolpyruvate--protein phosphotransferase: MPSSAAASAREILTRLHDVMAGRNPAQAKLDAVVGIIAEAMDSEVCSIYLLREGVLELFATRGLAKEAVHVTKLALGEGLVGTIAEGVEVLNLDEAASHPDFAYKPETGEERYHSFAGVPIIRRERAVGVLAVQHSEQRKYQDVEIEALQTVAMVLSELIANAGLIDPAGAAKDRVQSTAAVRLMGLKLVEGMGAGFAVFHQPRVVVEHTVAEDIDAERHRVYAAFDKMREQIERMTREAEFGVDGEHKEVLETYKMFAYDEGWARRINEAIDSGLTAEAAIERVQQRTRQRMRQIDDPLLADRMHDLEDLSNRLLRIVSGQMGTAAQLGLRQDTILIARNLGPAELLEYDKRRLKGVILEEGSLTAHVTIVARAMGVPVLGRVRDVRRLIAEGDLLLLDSVAGNVFARPSAAMDEAFEAKLALRQKRRAAFAALRDVPPVTKDGHRITVMVNAGLRDDAAALDVTGADGIGLFRTEFQFLVSATLPQRERQQRLYREVLDAAGDRPVVFRTVDIGGDKALPYLSHADGDEENPAMGWRALRLALEREGLMKAQARALIEAAAGRILHVMFPMVSEAWEFAEAKALFEAQRSWLAGRGRRLPLEIRYGAMLEVPALAEQLDLLLPTIDFLSVGTNDLTQFLFAADRANPKLAERYDWLSPSILRFLRRVIGPAREAGVTLGVCGEMGGRPLEAMALIGLGIDRLSITPAAVGPIKAMVRSLDRAAIGAFVDGLLAAPPRDMRGALAAWAAENGVDLA; this comes from the coding sequence ATGCCCAGTTCGGCCGCCGCCTCTGCCCGCGAAATCCTGACCCGCCTGCACGACGTGATGGCGGGCCGCAATCCTGCGCAGGCGAAGCTGGACGCGGTCGTCGGCATCATCGCCGAGGCGATGGATAGCGAGGTCTGCTCGATCTACCTGCTGCGCGAGGGCGTGCTGGAGCTGTTCGCGACGCGCGGCCTCGCCAAGGAGGCGGTGCACGTCACCAAGCTGGCGCTGGGCGAGGGGCTGGTCGGCACGATCGCCGAAGGGGTGGAGGTGCTCAACCTCGACGAGGCGGCGAGCCATCCCGACTTCGCCTACAAGCCCGAAACGGGCGAGGAACGCTATCACAGCTTCGCCGGCGTGCCGATCATCCGGCGCGAGCGCGCGGTCGGCGTGCTGGCGGTGCAGCACAGCGAGCAACGCAAGTATCAGGACGTCGAGATCGAGGCGTTGCAGACGGTGGCGATGGTGCTGTCCGAACTGATCGCCAACGCGGGGCTGATCGACCCGGCGGGTGCGGCGAAGGACCGCGTGCAGTCGACCGCGGCGGTCCGCCTGATGGGCCTGAAGCTGGTCGAGGGAATGGGCGCGGGCTTCGCGGTGTTCCACCAGCCGCGCGTCGTCGTCGAGCATACCGTCGCCGAGGACATCGATGCCGAGCGGCACCGCGTCTATGCCGCGTTCGACAAGATGCGCGAGCAGATCGAGCGGATGACGCGCGAGGCGGAGTTCGGCGTCGACGGCGAGCACAAGGAGGTGCTCGAGACGTACAAAATGTTCGCCTACGACGAGGGCTGGGCGCGGCGGATCAACGAGGCGATCGATTCCGGGCTCACCGCCGAAGCCGCGATCGAGCGCGTCCAGCAGCGCACGCGCCAGCGGATGCGGCAGATCGACGATCCTCTGCTCGCCGACCGGATGCACGATCTGGAGGACCTGTCCAACCGGTTGTTGCGCATCGTGTCGGGGCAGATGGGCACCGCAGCGCAGCTGGGCCTGAGGCAGGACACGATCCTGATCGCGCGCAACCTGGGGCCGGCCGAACTGCTGGAATATGACAAGCGCCGGCTGAAGGGCGTGATCCTGGAGGAAGGGTCGCTGACCGCGCACGTCACGATCGTCGCGCGCGCGATGGGGGTGCCGGTGCTCGGCCGGGTGCGCGATGTGCGTCGGCTCATCGCGGAAGGCGACCTGTTGCTGCTCGATTCAGTCGCGGGCAATGTGTTCGCGCGTCCTTCGGCGGCGATGGACGAGGCATTCGAGGCGAAACTGGCGCTGAGGCAAAAGCGGCGTGCCGCCTTTGCCGCGCTGCGCGACGTGCCGCCGGTGACGAAGGACGGGCATCGCATCACCGTGATGGTCAACGCGGGCCTGCGCGACGATGCCGCCGCGCTCGACGTGACGGGGGCGGACGGCATCGGGCTGTTCCGCACCGAATTCCAGTTCCTCGTTTCCGCGACGCTGCCGCAGCGCGAGCGGCAGCAGCGATTGTATCGCGAGGTGCTGGACGCGGCGGGCGACCGGCCGGTGGTGTTCCGCACCGTCGACATCGGCGGCGACAAGGCGCTGCCCTACCTCAGCCACGCCGACGGCGACGAGGAAAATCCGGCGATGGGCTGGCGCGCGCTGCGCCTTGCGCTGGAGCGCGAAGGGCTGATGAAGGCGCAGGCGCGCGCGCTGATCGAGGCGGCGGCGGGGCGCATTCTCCACGTCATGTTCCCGATGGTCAGCGAGGCGTGGGAGTTCGCCGAGGCCAAGGCGCTGTTCGAGGCGCAGCGCAGCTGGCTCGCCGGTCGCGGCCGGCGGTTGCCGCTGGAAATCCGCTATGGCGCGATGCTGGAGGTTCCGGCGCTTGCCGAACAGCTCGACCTGCTGCTGCCGACCATCGATTTCCTGTCGGTCGGCACCAACGACCTGACACAGTTCCTGTTCGCCGCGGACCGTGCCAACCCCAAGCTGGCGGAACGGTACGACTGGCTGAGCCCGTCGATCCTGCGTTTCCTGCGCCGCGTGATCGGCCCGGCGCGCGAGGCGGGCGTGACGTTGGGCGTGTGCGGCGAGATGGGCGGTCGGCCGCTGGAGGCGATGGCGCTGATCGGGCTGGGCATCGATCGCCTGTCGATCACCCCGGCGGCGGTCGGGCCGATCAAGGCGATGGTCCGCAGCCTGGACCGGGCGGCGATCGGCGCGTTCGTCGACGGGTTGCTCGCCGCGCCGCCGCGCGACATGCGCGGCGCACTGGCGGCCTGGGCGGCGGAGAACGGCGTCGATCTGGCCTGA
- a CDS encoding SIMPL domain-containing protein encodes MTGRTGSVAMVAAMAAGLVVPAYAQQAGQGAAQTVEPLIPASGAVLEVSAEGRTTRVPDLATIRAGVVSQAPSAAAALADNAQRMARVMAALKRAGVAARDIATSTVNLSPQYRYADNQPPAITGYQATNTVSIRFRDVATSGTILDALVAQGANQIEGPTLSIDKPDAALDEARTDAVKRARAKAEIYAAAAGLRVARVVSISEAGQDAGGGEPVRPMMMMRVRADAAPTQIAPGEKDVTVTLSVRFLLQ; translated from the coding sequence ATGACAGGCAGGACGGGTTCGGTCGCGATGGTGGCGGCGATGGCCGCGGGGCTTGTGGTGCCCGCATATGCGCAGCAGGCGGGGCAGGGGGCGGCGCAGACGGTCGAGCCACTGATCCCCGCGAGCGGCGCGGTGCTGGAGGTGAGCGCGGAGGGGCGCACGACGCGCGTGCCCGACCTCGCCACGATCCGCGCGGGCGTCGTGTCGCAGGCGCCGAGTGCGGCGGCGGCGCTGGCGGACAATGCGCAAAGGATGGCGCGGGTGATGGCGGCGCTGAAGCGCGCCGGCGTCGCGGCGCGCGACATCGCGACCTCGACGGTGAACCTCAGCCCGCAATATCGCTACGCCGACAACCAGCCGCCGGCGATCACCGGCTATCAGGCGACCAACACGGTTTCGATCCGCTTCCGCGACGTCGCCACATCGGGCACGATCCTGGACGCGCTGGTCGCGCAGGGGGCGAACCAGATCGAGGGGCCGACCCTGTCGATCGACAAGCCCGACGCCGCACTGGACGAGGCGCGCACCGATGCGGTGAAGCGCGCCCGCGCGAAGGCGGAGATCTATGCCGCGGCGGCGGGGCTGCGCGTCGCGCGCGTCGTGTCCATCTCGGAAGCCGGGCAGGATGCGGGCGGCGGCGAGCCGGTGCGGCCGATGATGATGATGCGAGTGCGGGCGGATGCCGCGCCGACGCAGATCGCGCCGGGGGAGAAGGACGTGACGGTGACGCTGTCGGTGCGCTTCCTGTTGCAGTGA
- the ruvB gene encoding Holliday junction branch migration DNA helicase RuvB encodes MTDADRLLTAARRPEDVDAALRPRSLDDFVGQQAARENLRVFIEAARGRGDALDHVLFFGPPGLGKTTLAQIIAREMGVGFRATSGPVIAKSGDLAALLTNLEDGDVLFIDEIHRLQPAVEEVLYPAMEDRALDLMIGEGPSARSVRIDLPRFTLVGATTRQGLLTTPLRDRFGIPVRLQFYTVEELTRVVSRAAGLLELGIAADGAAEIARRARGTPRIAGRLLRRVRDFANVAGVAVVDAGVADRALNRLEVDALGLDAMDRRYLTMIADIYRGGPVGVETLAAGLSEPRDTIEEVIEPYLIQLGLVARTARGRVLNAGGWKHLGLNPPVGSQDGLFDG; translated from the coding sequence GTGACCGACGCCGACCGCCTGTTGACCGCCGCCCGCCGTCCCGAGGACGTCGACGCCGCGCTGCGCCCGCGCAGCCTGGACGATTTCGTCGGCCAGCAGGCGGCGCGCGAGAATCTGCGCGTGTTCATCGAGGCGGCGCGCGGGCGCGGCGACGCGCTGGACCATGTCTTGTTCTTTGGGCCGCCCGGCCTCGGCAAGACGACGCTGGCGCAGATCATCGCGCGCGAGATGGGCGTCGGCTTTCGCGCGACGTCCGGCCCGGTTATCGCCAAGTCGGGCGATCTGGCCGCGCTGCTCACCAACCTCGAGGACGGCGACGTGCTGTTCATCGACGAGATCCACCGGTTGCAGCCGGCGGTGGAAGAGGTGCTGTATCCGGCGATGGAGGATCGCGCGCTCGACCTGATGATCGGCGAGGGACCGTCGGCGCGCAGCGTGCGCATCGACCTGCCGCGCTTCACGCTGGTCGGCGCGACGACGCGGCAGGGGCTGTTGACCACGCCCTTGCGCGACCGGTTCGGCATTCCGGTGCGGCTGCAATTCTATACGGTCGAGGAACTGACGCGGGTGGTGTCGCGCGCGGCGGGGCTGCTGGAGCTGGGCATCGCGGCGGACGGCGCGGCGGAGATCGCGCGGCGCGCGCGGGGGACACCGCGCATCGCCGGGCGGCTGCTGCGCCGGGTCCGCGATTTCGCCAATGTCGCGGGCGTCGCAGTGGTCGATGCCGGCGTCGCGGACCGCGCGCTCAACCGGCTGGAGGTCGACGCGCTGGGCCTCGATGCGATGGACCGGCGTTATCTGACGATGATCGCCGACATCTATCGCGGCGGGCCGGTCGGCGTCGAGACGCTGGCCGCGGGCCTGTCCGAACCGCGCGACACGATCGAGGAGGTGATCGAGCCCTATCTCATCCAGCTGGGGCTGGTGGCGCGGACCGCGCGCGGGCGCGTGCTCAACGCGGGCGGGTGGAAGCATCTGGGCCTCAACCCGCCGGTCGGCAGCCAGGACGGCCTGTTCGACGGGTGA
- a CDS encoding GlsB/YeaQ/YmgE family stress response membrane protein, which yields MGIILWLIVGGVIGWLASIIMRTDAQQGIFLNIVVGIVGAFLGGLIINGGSINNAGLTLQSFLVSLLGAVILLGIVNLVRRGSVR from the coding sequence ATGGGTATCATTCTTTGGCTTATCGTCGGCGGCGTCATCGGTTGGCTCGCCAGCATCATCATGCGCACCGACGCGCAGCAGGGCATCTTCCTGAACATCGTCGTCGGCATCGTCGGCGCGTTCCTCGGCGGCCTGATCATCAACGGCGGCTCGATCAACAACGCCGGTCTGACGCTGCAGTCGTTCCTGGTGTCGCTGCTCGGCGCGGTGATCCTGCTCGGGATCGTCAACCTGGTGCGTCGCGGCAGCGTCCGCTAA
- the tilS gene encoding tRNA lysidine(34) synthetase TilS has product MSRRAVPPPSASEPIVAESDRFRHDLIRALGHEPRAPVLLAVSGGPDSMAMLTLAAAAMPGGIAVASVDHRLRPEAAAEAAMVADHCAAIGVPHATLAPHAAITGASIQAAARTARYGLLAGHARAIGAEALATAHHVDDQAETFLMRAARGSGLSGLAGVRPRAVIDDVVVVRPVLEWRRAELRAIVRRLEIPFVDDPANHDPAHDRTRFRRLLDANEWLGPPQLARAAAALGDADGDVRAIVDWLWGERASVNGVGVRVRVAGLPRELTRRLARRAIGHVIAAADLSAPKWSEAANVEALLDALAAGKRATQAGVVAAATGEEWRFRPAPARRTG; this is encoded by the coding sequence ATGTCGAGAAGGGCCGTACCGCCGCCAAGTGCAAGTGAGCCGATCGTCGCGGAAAGCGACCGGTTCCGCCACGACCTGATCCGCGCGCTGGGGCATGAACCCCGCGCGCCGGTGCTGCTCGCCGTGTCGGGCGGGCCGGACAGCATGGCGATGCTGACACTGGCGGCCGCGGCGATGCCGGGCGGGATCGCGGTCGCCAGCGTCGATCACCGGCTGCGCCCCGAAGCGGCGGCGGAGGCGGCGATGGTCGCGGACCATTGCGCGGCGATCGGCGTGCCGCATGCGACGCTGGCGCCGCATGCCGCCATCACCGGCGCGAGCATCCAGGCGGCGGCGCGGACCGCGCGTTATGGCCTGCTCGCCGGGCACGCGCGCGCGATCGGCGCGGAGGCGCTGGCGACCGCGCATCATGTCGATGACCAGGCGGAAACCTTTCTGATGCGCGCGGCGCGCGGATCGGGGCTGTCGGGGCTGGCAGGCGTCCGGCCGCGCGCGGTGATCGACGACGTCGTCGTGGTGCGGCCGGTGCTCGAATGGCGGCGCGCGGAATTGCGCGCGATCGTGCGGCGGCTGGAAATCCCCTTCGTCGACGATCCCGCCAATCACGATCCCGCGCACGACCGCACGCGCTTTCGCCGGTTGCTCGACGCCAACGAATGGCTGGGGCCGCCGCAGCTCGCGCGCGCGGCGGCGGCGCTGGGCGACGCCGACGGCGACGTGCGCGCGATCGTCGACTGGCTGTGGGGGGAGCGGGCGAGCGTCAACGGCGTCGGCGTGCGCGTGCGCGTCGCGGGACTGCCGCGCGAGCTGACGCGGCGGCTGGCGCGGCGCGCGATCGGCCATGTCATCGCCGCCGCCGATCTGTCGGCGCCGAAATGGAGCGAGGCCGCCAATGTCGAGGCGTTGCTCGACGCGCTCGCCGCGGGCAAGCGGGCGACGCAGGCGGGCGTGGTCGCGGCGGCGACGGGCGAGGAATGGCGCTTTCGCCCCGCGCCGGCGCGCCGGACGGGGTGA
- a CDS encoding ABC transporter ATP-binding protein, producing MHEPAPVPAPAVPALAVRGLAKRFDRPVIADLDLTIRAGELYALLGANGAGKTTTLRMVTGLAAPDAGSIHIFGIDARRDPLAAKAITAWLPDDPMLYDKLTPSEYLAFVAGLWRMEPGHAAAEAERLLHWLDLWDQRDTRCEGFSRGMKQKVALAAALIHDPRLLILDEPLTGLDAAMARSVKDALRAEVDKGKTVIVTTHILDVAERMADRIGILAGGRLMAEGTLAELRHQAGTEGMTLEDTFIRLTGGL from the coding sequence ATGCACGAACCCGCCCCCGTCCCCGCCCCGGCCGTCCCCGCCCTGGCCGTCCGCGGCCTCGCCAAACGCTTCGACCGCCCCGTCATCGCCGATCTCGACCTGACGATCCGTGCGGGCGAGCTCTACGCGCTGCTGGGCGCTAACGGCGCGGGCAAGACGACGACGCTGCGCATGGTCACCGGCCTTGCCGCGCCCGACGCGGGGTCGATCCACATCTTCGGCATCGACGCGCGCCGCGATCCGCTCGCCGCCAAGGCGATCACCGCCTGGCTGCCCGACGATCCGATGCTCTACGACAAGCTGACGCCGTCGGAATATCTCGCCTTCGTCGCCGGCCTGTGGCGGATGGAGCCCGGCCATGCCGCCGCGGAGGCCGAACGCCTGCTCCACTGGCTCGACCTGTGGGACCAGCGTGACACAAGGTGCGAGGGTTTCTCGCGCGGCATGAAGCAGAAGGTCGCGCTCGCCGCCGCGCTGATCCACGATCCGCGGCTACTGATCCTCGACGAGCCGCTGACCGGGCTCGACGCGGCGATGGCGCGCAGCGTCAAGGACGCGCTGCGCGCCGAGGTGGACAAGGGCAAGACCGTCATCGTCACCACGCACATCCTCGACGTCGCGGAACGGATGGCGGACCGGATCGGCATCCTCGCCGGCGGCCGACTGATGGCGGAGGGCACGCTCGCCGAACTGCGCCACCAGGCGGGGACGGAGGGGATGACGCTGGAGGATACGTTCATCCGCCTGACCGGCGGGCTTTGA
- a CDS encoding efflux RND transporter periplasmic adaptor subunit, with protein sequence MNYETGSIGHEERLALPGEPAPTGRARRIVVTVLVVAALVVVGWLLFGRKHEAPTTKGADQMPLVTVVVPGRQLVDRTVNATGTLAAKRDLPVGVAGEGGLVTRVLAEPGQWVKAGQVLATVDRSVQQQTAQSLAAQVAVAKSDQDIAQAELDRAQALVDRGFIAKADLQRKAATRDAAAARVRVAQAALRETQARNGRLDIRAPAAGLVLTRQVEPGQIVSGGSGVLFRMAMDGQLELRAQVAESDLAGLHVGSRATVTPVGSARSFPGTVWQLSPVIDPQTRQGTARVQIAYDPALRPGGFATATIVGGAGQAPILPNSALQSDDKGSFVYIVGKDDKVERRNVKVGEVFDTGITIASGLDGTERVVQSAGGFLSPGQKVKPVVRAATPLKAS encoded by the coding sequence ATGAATTACGAGACGGGATCGATCGGGCACGAAGAGCGGCTGGCGCTCCCCGGTGAGCCGGCGCCGACCGGGCGCGCCCGCCGGATCGTCGTCACCGTGCTCGTCGTCGCGGCGCTGGTCGTCGTCGGCTGGCTGCTGTTCGGCCGCAAGCACGAGGCGCCCACAACCAAGGGCGCGGACCAGATGCCGCTCGTCACCGTCGTCGTGCCCGGCCGCCAGCTCGTCGACCGCACCGTCAACGCCACCGGCACGCTCGCCGCGAAGCGCGACCTGCCCGTCGGCGTCGCCGGCGAGGGCGGGCTCGTCACGCGCGTCCTCGCCGAACCGGGCCAGTGGGTGAAGGCGGGCCAGGTGCTCGCCACCGTCGACCGTTCGGTGCAGCAGCAGACCGCGCAGAGCCTCGCCGCGCAGGTCGCCGTCGCCAAGTCGGACCAGGACATCGCGCAGGCGGAACTCGACCGGGCGCAGGCGCTCGTCGATCGCGGCTTCATCGCGAAGGCGGATCTGCAGCGCAAGGCCGCGACCCGCGACGCCGCCGCCGCGCGCGTCCGCGTCGCGCAGGCCGCGCTGCGCGAGACGCAGGCGAGGAACGGCCGCCTCGACATCCGCGCGCCCGCCGCCGGCCTCGTCCTGACGCGCCAGGTCGAACCGGGCCAGATCGTCAGCGGCGGTTCGGGCGTCCTGTTCCGCATGGCGATGGACGGCCAGCTCGAATTGCGCGCGCAGGTGGCCGAATCCGATCTCGCCGGCCTCCATGTCGGCTCGCGCGCCACCGTCACCCCCGTCGGCAGCGCGCGCAGCTTCCCCGGCACCGTGTGGCAGCTGTCGCCCGTCATCGACCCGCAGACGCGCCAGGGCACCGCGCGCGTCCAGATCGCCTATGATCCCGCGCTGCGTCCCGGCGGCTTCGCGACCGCGACGATCGTCGGCGGCGCGGGCCAGGCGCCGATCCTGCCCAATTCGGCGCTGCAGAGCGACGACAAGGGCAGCTTCGTCTATATCGTCGGCAAGGACGACAAGGTCGAACGCCGCAACGTGAAGGTCGGCGAGGTGTTCGACACCGGCATCACCATCGCCAGTGGCCTCGACGGCACCGAACGCGTCGTCCAGTCGGCGGGCGGCTTCCTGTCGCCGGGGCAGAAGGTGAAACCGGTGGTGCGCGCCGCCACCCCCCTCAAGGCGAGCTGA
- a CDS encoding helix-turn-helix domain-containing protein: protein MDEVDRGQPDANPVPPATAGGRLRAARESRGLSLAEVAGRTRVPQRHLEALETGSYGQLPSPTYAMGFSKAYARAVGLDEVSVAQDVRRELDRLGPRQPEYVPYETADPARVPSRGVAIVGAGVALAVLILVALWYGTSLFQGGHTTSPSSAPVASQAVTPATAPTPTPTPAAVQGGQVRLTANGEVWLRVYDADGRKLFQNTMKPGDTYDVPADAKQPMINVGRPDKLAVTLNGSAVPPLGDGSRPIKDVRIDGAAMAARLAGQPLPGASPTPAASSSPVASRGAGERRSASARPRRDASSALSEVQRANLQAADAPPAAAAPTTNGATP, encoded by the coding sequence ATGGACGAGGTCGATCGCGGCCAGCCTGATGCCAACCCAGTTCCGCCGGCGACCGCGGGCGGACGGTTGCGCGCGGCACGCGAATCGCGCGGGCTGAGCCTGGCGGAGGTCGCGGGCCGCACCCGCGTGCCGCAGCGGCATCTGGAGGCGCTGGAGACGGGTAGTTACGGCCAGCTGCCCTCGCCGACCTATGCGATGGGATTTTCCAAGGCCTATGCCCGCGCGGTCGGGCTGGACGAGGTGAGCGTCGCGCAGGACGTGCGCCGCGAGCTGGACCGGCTGGGGCCGCGCCAGCCGGAATACGTGCCTTACGAAACCGCCGACCCGGCGCGCGTGCCGTCGCGCGGCGTGGCGATCGTCGGCGCGGGCGTCGCGCTGGCGGTGCTGATCCTCGTCGCGCTCTGGTACGGCACCAGCCTGTTCCAGGGCGGGCACACGACGTCGCCGTCGAGCGCGCCGGTGGCAAGCCAGGCGGTGACGCCCGCGACGGCGCCGACGCCCACGCCGACCCCCGCCGCCGTCCAGGGTGGGCAGGTGCGGCTGACCGCCAACGGCGAGGTGTGGCTGCGCGTCTACGACGCCGACGGCAGGAAGCTGTTCCAGAACACGATGAAGCCGGGCGACACGTATGACGTGCCGGCCGATGCTAAACAGCCGATGATCAACGTCGGCCGGCCCGACAAGCTGGCGGTGACGCTGAACGGGTCGGCGGTGCCGCCGCTGGGCGACGGATCGCGGCCGATCAAGGACGTGCGCATCGACGGCGCGGCGATGGCCGCGCGGCTGGCGGGCCAGCCCTTGCCCGGCGCGAGCCCGACGCCGGCGGCGTCTTCGTCGCCGGTGGCGAGCCGGGGGGCGGGCGAACGGCGCAGCGCGTCCGCGCGGCCGCGCCGCGATGCCTCGTCCGCGCTCAGCGAGGTGCAGCGCGCGAACCTGCAGGCGGCGGATGCGCCGCCCGCGGCCGCCGCGCCGACGACGAACGGCGCGACGCCATAA